One Setaria italica strain Yugu1 chromosome II, Setaria_italica_v2.0, whole genome shotgun sequence DNA segment encodes these proteins:
- the LOC101772086 gene encoding putative wall-associated receptor kinase-like 16, translating into MELARLLLIPVVWVLAAAAAARSPGCATRCGNIDVPYPFGLDPQCAIHDGFQLNCSTVGRDTKLFHGTLEVIRFSVHDGKAWLKTFISRQCYDQATSDMSYNNAWVNISNLPYVLSASDNKVIVVGCKSLAYMWSDSYIIGCKSTCDKPLKNGSSCSTGNAGCCQADLPTGVRYYQGFFNELYNTTEIWRKTPCNYVTVMESAAFSFSTAYLTSTVFYDTDDSRTPVVMEWGITRQTCEQARINKTSYACVSDHSDCVNNDAGYRCRCSDGFEGNPYTMDGCTDINECLDNVTYPCAGICKNTPGNFTCSCPRGRSMINGVCVKNQRSTWMAPVVGASVGLVALVICITCAYLIRERRKLHRIKQRYFRQHGGLLLFEEMKSQQGVAFKIFSEEELQQATNKFDAQQVLGHGGQGTVYKGILKSGIEIAVKRCMTIDEQQKKGFGKEMLILSQINHKNIVKLLGCCLEVEVPMLVYEFIPNGTLFDLIHRNHSQHNSLNTRLRIAYESAEALAYLHSCASPPILHGDVKSTNILLDGDYTAKVSDFGASILAPNDKSQFVTVVQGTCGYLDPEYMQTYELTDKSDVYSFGVVLLELLTRKKALNLEGPEDDRSLSMRFLYAMKENKLEDILDDEIKNNENIEYLEEIADLARQCLEMSGMNRPSMKEVADKLGRLRKIVQHPWAHENPEELDSLLGEPSMVNSTGTTGNFSIAKKAAMGLESGR; encoded by the exons ATGGAGTTGGCACGGCTCCTCCTGATCCCGGTCGTGtgggtgctcgccgccgccgccgcggcacggAGCCCCGGCTGCGCAACCAGGTGCGGCAACATCGACGTCCCCTACCCGTTCGGCTTGGACCCGCAGTGCGCCATCCACGACGGCTTCCAGCTCAACTGCAGCACCGTCGGCCGCGACACCAAGCTCTTCCACGGGACCCTGGAGGTGATCAGGTTCTCCGTACACGACGGCAAGGCCTGGCTCAAGACCTTTATCTCCCGGCAGTGCTACGACCAAGCCACGAGCGACATGTCCTACAACAACGCGTGGGTGAACATCAGCAACCTGCCCTACGTGCTGTCGGCGAGCGACAACAAAGTCATCGTCGTCGGGTGCAAAAGCCTCGCCTACATGTGGAGCGATTCT TACATAATTGGCTGCAAGTCGACATGCGACAAACCACTCAAGAACGGCTCATCATGCTCCACCGGTAACGCTGGGTGCTGCCAGGCGGATCTGCCGACAGGCGTCCGGTATTACCAAGGTTTTTTCAATGAGTTGTACAACACCACTGAGATATGGAGGAAGACCCCTTGCAACTATGTCACCGTGATGGAGAGCGCGGCCTTCAGCTTCAGCACCGCTTACCTCACCTCAACGGTGTTCTACGACACTGATGACTCAAGGACCCCGGTTGTGATGGAGTGGGGGATCACGCGGCAAACATGTGAACAAGCCAGGATCAACAAGACTAGCTATGCTTGTGTTAGCGACCATAGCGACTGTGTCAACAATGATGCAGGCTACCGCTGCAGGTGCTCTGACGGATTCGAAGGCAACCCGTATACCATGGACGGATGCACAG ATATCAACGAGTGCCTAGACAATGTTACTTACCCCTGCGCTGGAATATGCAAAAATACACCGGGGAATTTCACGTGTTCATGCCCGCGAGGAAGAAGTATGATCAACGGCGTTTGTGTGAAAAATCAAAGGTCAACTTGGATGGCGCCGGTTGTTG GTGCAAGCGTTGGACTTGTGGCCCTTGTGATCTGCATTACCTGTGCATACTTGATCAGAGAAAGGAGGAAGCTGCATCGCATAAAACAGCGGTATTTCCGACAGCATGGTGGCCTGCTTTTATTCGAGGAAATGAAATCACAACAAGGCGTCGCGTTCAAAATCTTCTCCGAAGAAGAACTGCAGCAAGCAACAAACAAGTTTGATGCACAGCAAGTCCTTGGCCATGGAGGCCAGGGAACTGTCTACAAGGGAATTCTAAAGAGCGGCATCGAGATAGCTGTGAAAAGATGCATGACAATCGATGAGCAACAAAAGAAAGGGTTCGGTAAGGAAATGCTAATTCTGTCCCAGATCAACCATAAGAACATCGTGAAGCTCCTTGGTTGTTGCCTTGAAGTTGAAGTTCCCATGCTGGTGTACGAGTTCATCCCGAACGGCACACTATTTGATCTCATCCATCGAAACCATAGTCAACACAATTCCTTAAACACTCGCTTGAGGATTGCTTATGAGTCCGCTGAAGCATTGGCCTACCTCCATTCCTGTGCATCCCCACCAATCCTCCATGGCGATGTCAAGTCTACCAACATCCTTCTAGATGGTGACTACACAGCAAAAGTCTCTGACTTTGGCGCGTCCATCCTAGCACCAAATGATAAGTCACAATTTGTCACAGTTGTCCAAGGAACTTGTGGGTACCTCGATCCGGAGTACATGCAAACATACGAATTAACTGACAAAAGTGATGTATACAGCTTTGGAGTTGTTCTCCTTGAGTTGCTCACACGCAAGAAGGCACTCAACCTGGAAGGACCTGAGGACGACAGGAGTCTGTCAATGAGGTTTTTGTATGCAATgaaagaaaacaagcttgaGGATATCCTAGATGATGAAATCAAGAACAATGAGAACATAGAGTACCTTGAGGAGATTGCAGATTTAGCGAGGCAATGCTTAGAGATGAGTGGCATGAATAGGCCATCAATGAAGGAAGTTGCAGATAAGCTTGGTAGGCTGAGAAAGATCGTGCAACATCCATGGGCACACGAGAATCCTGAAGAGTTGGATAGCTTGCTCGGAGAGCCGTCCATGGTGAACTCGACTGGTACTACAGGAAATTTCAGCATTGCAAAGAAAGCTGCCATGGGCTTAGAATCTGGGCGTTAG